The Salvelinus sp. IW2-2015 linkage group LG6.2, ASM291031v2, whole genome shotgun sequence genome window below encodes:
- the LOC111965937 gene encoding phospholipase A and acyltransferase 4 yields MAPTLYDKKPEPGDLIEIFRGNYQHWALYVGDGFVVHLAPPSEGPGARANSMMSVLSDTAKVKKEEIWDVVGHDQWCVNNQLDEKYQVRPIREILREAQAYVDQEMPYCVFRGNCEHFVTXLRYGKAESRQVRQAVETVGMAAMVGFGVLAVAGIAAAIFGGGSKKKNEEEEYK; encoded by the exons ATGGCTCCAACATTG TATGATAAGAAGCCGGAGCCAGGGGATCTGATAGAGATATTCAGAGGGAACTACCAGCACTGGGCTTTGTACGTTGGTGACGGTTTTGTTGTTCACCTGGCCCCACCCT CCGAGGGACCTGGGGCCAGGGCCAACAGCATGATGTCTGTGCTCAGTGACACGGCTAAGGTGAAGAAGGAAGAGATCTGGGACGTGGTGGGGCATGATCAGTGGTGTGTAAACAACCAGCTGGATGAGAAGTACCAG GTCAGACCCATACGTGAGATACTGAGGGAAGCCCAGGCCTATGTGGACCAGGAGATGCCCTACTGTGTCTTCAGGGGGAACTGTGAGCACTTTGTCACAGAMCTGAGATATGGGAAGGCTGAGTCTCGACAG GTTCGTCAGGCTGTGGAAACTGTGGGAATGGCTGCAATGGTGGGCTTCGGAGTCCTTGCTGTTGCAGGTATCGCAGCGGCCATCTTTGGAGGTGGAAGCAAGAAGAAGAATGAAGA